From the Lactuca sativa cultivar Salinas chromosome 9, Lsat_Salinas_v11, whole genome shotgun sequence genome, the window TACATACTAATTGCAGCTGAAAGCAATTACAGAATAAAATTTATCGGAGCAGAAAATGAATTCATACCACGGACTGGAGCACCAGAACACAGCATCAATTTGCAGCAGTAAAAAGTACGATCTAAATAATCGGAATCAAAATTTCAAACAACGAATAGCAGGATCGAGATTAATGAAATTGATTTGATCATTTCAATCACAAAATGCATCTCAGTATGAGAAATtgaacacatatacatacatacatacattccAAGATATATACGCACAACAAATGATTTGGAGAAAGACGTACTTTGAGGCCATCGACGGAGAGGAGACCACTGATGATGCATTCCTTGAGACCGGTGCCGAGTACTATCACATCGTATTCTTCATCCATGGTGGTGCAATTAGGTTAACGAACATCAAATGAAATGAAAAAATTGAGTGATTTGATTTTAATCAACTAAAACTATCAGTCAATGAAGAGAAAGAGGGAAGATGTTTGATTGGTAAAGATGACGATATGGGAATTCTCGATTAACGGTTTAAGCTGGGGATTCACGATTAATGTTGTAATCTTGATATGAAAGAAGGAAGGGCTGATTGTGTTCTTGATGTTGGGAACAGATGAAATAATGGTTATTACTATTCAGAGGAAGAAAATGCGACGGGATGGTATTTAAGTTTTAAAACGACGTCATTTTAGAGGGTtttgtacctaagcttaggtggggctataatgtatattcccttttccctatatatatatatatatatatatatatatatatatatatatatatatatatatatatatatatatatatatatatatatatatatatatatatatatatatatatatatatatatatatatatatatatatatatatatatatatatagatgggaGCTAATATGTAGACAGTTGATAGTTCGGAACATGATCACTTTTTCGTTAATTATTTCACTccttttttcttgaatttttgtatCGTATACAATTAAATATTAAATGATTTAATACTTTATGTAGGGAAAGGTGCAAATGGTGTCAAATTATGGGATACATCAACTCCACATATTCATCTTTGTGTTGGCTGTGGTCCATGTCCTTTACTGCCTTCTTACCTTGATTTTGGGTAGACTCAAGGTAAAAGAtttcatgatatatatatatatatatatatatatatatatatatatatatatatatatatatatatatatatatatatatatatatatatatatatatatatatatatatatatatatatatactcaaaaGTGCAAACAAAGCATGCAATACGTTCTTTAATATTGTCATCTCTAAAATCTTTAATGAAAATGGATACAGATGAAGAAGTGGAGGGCTTGGGAAGAGGAAACAAAGACCGTTGAATATCAGTATCATCATGGTAATTGACATTATAttcatattaaaaaattataatatcataaaatgacaaaatgtataattataattttatgttataCACAGATCCGGAGAGATTTAGATTTGCAAGAGAGACAACATTTGGCCGTAGGCATTTGAGAGTTTGGAGCAACTCAACAGTTCTTCTATGGATTGTAAGTATTTATAAGAATTATCACCAGATTGACTCATAACATTCATGGGTTGTTTGATATATATAGTCAGTGATATGTCTTATTAGGTTGGTAAGAAATTGAGTCTCACTTAATTAAATCTGACTTAGTCAATAACTATCAaacatcttttatatttttttaatataagttTCTAGACATAAATGGCAAGTTAAAATCTTGGAGTTTTAATCAGGGATGATGAGAATTGATAACACAACGTTGTTTGTAAAATAAGAAAAAAGATGTATTTGTATCTTCATGAAAATAATTCAGAATACATAAAAGAAATTATAAGAAAGAAAATGTTTATTCTCATTTGTTTATTTTCTAGAAAAAAACAATCTTGTTACAATTTCaatatatttgtttaaatttttaaaCAACTATACGTACCATTCAAAAACAAGAAAGGTGAGTAATTCAAGAAATTCAATCACGTGGACAGCTTGACATTCTCTATCAATAATATGAAAATTGGATTCAACCACATATAGAATATGTCTACTCTAAGATTGAATGAGCACCACAAAAAGTTGGATCATTATTATGCAATAAATGTATGACTTTGGTAACGTCTTTAAATAGGCACTTGacaatttttctatttttatttaaaacGACAGAAATAAATTTCTttctaaaaaaacatttattaacATGTTTATATTTTCACTTACGTAACTTTCGGTGTGTCACGATCGAATGAAGTTTatgtatttctaaaaatagaaagATTATCATTTTCATCCGTTTTAATCATTTTTATTTCCAATAAGTTACTCCAAAAAATAACTGaattataaattttatattaaaattaatcctTTTAAAAATAGAGGCTTTCTAATATTTGTCCTAAGAATACACATAAGAAAGATTAGTTATAAAAACTATTAtcataaataaatatgaaatattttaattaaaaatatttttttttcataataaatAGTTTTCATATTTTCAATTTGAaaatattttctataattaatacatCTTTATTAAATTATGATAATAGATTTTTCATAATTAATGTTTATTATGGTTACCATCAAGACATATATTGAAAATCCCAAAATATACGAGTAATAATGAaataaaaaacatacaaaatatataatcatataatatttaacttgAAACATTGTTTATATGATGATCCCATTTCGTtagatttattaatatttatttttgttgcaaaatataGGGCTGTTTTTTCAGACAATTCTTGAGATCGGTTCCGAAAGTTGATTATCTTACCCTCCGACATGGCTTCATCAATGTAAATACCAATAACCTCTAAATTTATTTCTTATGTTAGTTCCttcaattattataaaaaaaaagttgCATATTATATTTCAATCTAAAAATTTCTCAATCGTGTGACGATCTTGACGCGACTAGAAGCCACAATTAGTTTTCTAGTAGCGTCTCCAAAAACTTAATTAATAGactaattgtttatttatttattttatcttgAGTTAAATTGAGATTTCAAAAGAAATAGAAATTTTAAGATTCAACGTCAgccatattatatatttttaatttgtcGTACCGACATACCGGTGCGACTGAAGAGTTATATTCATAAATGATTATGAAGCATTGTCTGTTCATTTTCCCCCGTCACCTTCCCTATCATCACAACCCGTCATCACCACCACCTTTGCCACCAACCAACCACACCACTGCCACCTCCGTCAAGTATACCACCGCCACCTATATCACCACCATCTACTCTGCCACGAATcaccataatcatatatgattcatcAGTTTGTGAACAAACATATATGTACactcatatatgattatacatttccgttatataatcatttatgatttaacATATCCAGCCACGTCGGTATGTTGGAGCGTTAGAATAACAAATAAGAAATATGTGGCTGagattatatgttaaattttttctttttttttttcttcaaaatcttAATGGAAGTGTAATCTGTTTatcttattatattttgtttgtaTATATACAGACGCATTTACCTGCTGAGAGCCAACAACGGTTTGATTTCCAGAAATACATTAGTAGGTCGCTTGAAGAAGATTTCAAAGTCGTAGTTGGAATAAGGTTgataaaatatttgttttttttttttacataaattcTTTATTTTAATTCAAACATGTGAAGCTTATCAGATAATATTAAACCTTTATATCGCAGTCCAACAGTGTGGTTTTTTGCGGTCCTGCTCCTTCTCACTAACACTCATGGTAAAAGTGACAAAGTTTAGAATTTTTTAACTATGTCCGTTTgatattatataattatatttatttatttaacgtcATACAAACAAAAGATAACATTTTTTTAGTTCAAAAATCTTTATGATTTGATTATCCAAAGAGTACCTAGATTAGTCTTTTTATAAGTagtattaattaatttaaatttaaaagatattcTATTTagtattgaaaaataaaatattgaTAAATCATCAAATATTTTGTTTATACAACGTTTAGAATCTCATAAATTTCTTTATCTATCGTGTGGGTTGTCTATTAAATGTtgaataatttatatttatatctctctattctaataaaaattttttttttgttatgaatGACTTTATTAAGTTTTCTAATTAATGTTATGTCACTTGTTAAcgtatttggtttttattttaaaatttctgctctaattaaattaaactaataatattagtataaaaattaaacaaaaaatataaattataaggtTGACATATTTTTCACGTAtttatatctcttaattaataatttatttaaaataatttacataaaatataattgattaataatctTGAATTTTGATtaagaaagtttaattaattttgtaatcgtAGTTCTTACGGATTATAAACTAGTATAATTATATAACTTTATTAATTTCTTTAAATTTTGCATAATTTGATAGATTGGTACGCATACCTGTGGCTTCCCTTCATCCCATTGGTTGTAAGTTCTAGATAATCCAGTGTTGTGTATATGTTCATAAGTGAATTGCATTACTTAATGGTGATCAGGATTAATGTCTAGAATTTGAGACATAGCGTTGACAATGCAGATGATACTTTTAATTGGAACAAAACTACAAGTTATAATAACAAAAATGGGGAGAAGGACTCATGAAATGGCAGATGTGGTGAAGGGTACACCAATGGTTCAGCCAGGCGACGATCTCTTCTGGTTTGGTCGACCCAAACTCGTACTCCTATTGATCAACTTTGTTCTCTTTCaggtcaacatatatatatatatatatatatatatatatatatatatatatatatatatatatatatatatatatatatatatatatatatatatatatatatatatatatatatatatataattcaaattTTTTCAACTAGATTTCACATGTGAGTTTTTGTTTAACTTTGTTCTGATCTTTTATTTTTGGCTTTACAGAATGCATTTCAACTGGCTTTTTTCTTGTGGAGTTGGGTAAGCATTGTCACCCCAAAATGGGCAATTATTAATTTCTTGAATTACCTTTGTACAAAAAAGGATATGGATCCATTCATGCGTAACAAGTAATTAATTAACTCGTGTTTCTTTCTTTTTAAAAGTATACATTCGGCTTCAGATCTTGCTTCCACCATCGGGTTGAAGACATCGTAATCAGGATCTCAATGGCGTAAGTTACAATTTCTAGAGAGTGTCTTATAACTAGGCCTGtcaatggagcgggttttgaccctcatccgatccaaacccttaaaaattatatgggtttggagcatagtttttgatccgtttacccgttaacgacccgtacccactaacccttttattaaaagggtcgggtatggatcagcaccgatccgctccgtttataacccgccccatataaattttagaaatataaatttatattttatattgcatAAAGTTTACATTAAATTCCAATCAGAAATACAAATATAAAAGGCCAAAGACTAAATTATTTTTACATAGGAGTCAAGgactcaacttctagacttcCAGTCTTCTACTCTTCTCCCAAGattcatgatttcatttcatttatatttcatcatgtaatcaacaatttcatttataaatcaataaggtTATTTATCAACCGGAAAAAAAGTTTGTAATTTCtattctctatcaatgcaatcGACGGTCAAAAACCAATAGGAAGTAActaaaattatgattttaattccaatagaaagtcctcgagtacataatgtgttttctaaatcaaaacttagttttatttaataaatgtgattttatgatttaagtaaaatgtgtttttttattcaaaaaatgtacgggttacggggcgggtttggatatctgctgattcggtggataagggtatgagtttgattattcaaaaccctacgggttacggagcgggtttggatcggattttgaaatttgttaaaagggtttggatcaaggtcgattcgctccaaacccgccccattgtCAGATCTACTTATAATTAATTAACAAACAACCTACTCATCCAGCTAATGTTAGTATGTGTACATGTTGCTCTTTTTCAGGGTGGTGATACAGTTTCTATGCAGTTACGTGACACTTCCTTTATACGCATTAGTAACACAGGTAAAGTTTTTGGTTAACTACAACTTTTTGAAGTTTAATTATTACACTCCCTTTTATACACCCTCGTGACTCCTTAACATTATACAACAAACAAAAGTAATCTTTATTCTTTAATCCTCTGACCTTTTTCAGTTTCTTGTTGACTTGTTATTATCACAGATGGGTTCAAGAATGAAACCCACCATTTTCAGTGAGGATGTAGCAAAAGCCCTGAAAACATGGCATCATACAGCCAAAAAGAACATCAAGCATGGCCATTCACCTTCGAATTCACCATTCTCAAGCAGACCTGGAACTCCACTCCATGGAAGTACATCTCCGATGCATCTTTTGCATAGATACCCAGACAACAGTCTTGATAGTCTTTCAAATTCTCCAAAAGGCTCACACTTTGAGCACGAAGGTTGGGCAAATGAGTCTCCTCAGAGACATGACCAGAGATATGAAGATGCAGAGAACATTAGAAAAGATGAAATACGTGATATAGAAGAAGGCGAGATTCAAGAAAGTACAAGCTCAACTCAGTTGCCGATTGGACCTAGACCGGTTAGGGGTCAACATGAGGTTGATATTTCAGACTTTTCGTTTGGTAGAGAGAAGTAATTGAGtactgtgtgtatatatatatatatatatatatatatatatatatatatatatatatatatatatatatatatatatatatatatatatatatatatatatatatatatatatatatatatatatatatatatatatatatatatatatggaagatACTTCGGTTATAAGTTTAGTTAATTCATCTTGATGTAGCGATTCCCTACACCATATACATGTATCACTTAGATTTTATTTGGCATCCAGATCCGAACACAAAATCATTTCATGTGatgttaaaaagaaaaaaataaataaataaataaacatttctTGTTGAGTGGAACACGTGTTGTGCGTAGATATATGTCGAGTTTCCGTTAATTTTTGCTACTAGAATTACTGCCTATAGCGATGGAAAATATCTGTCACACATGCTCAATACACAGATCAACAAAACCAGTTTAACAAGTAGCGTTCAAGTGTTCGGGTTAGCGACAGCCTTTGTTGACTACCTATTTTGCGCTATTTTACTTTTATAAGAGACAGACCGAATTAAACGGCATTTTGGCTACAAATTTTGGTCGTTTTTAGTAAAAACTAGATTTcgaagaataaaataaaaaataactaagTAAATACATGTCATTTCTATGtccgaaaaaatataaaaatttactACATAAAGATAATTTAGtctataattttaaatttttcacttTATATTTT encodes:
- the LOC111901583 gene encoding MLO-like protein 12 isoform X2; this encodes MGVLASYSSIDMDEGGDQGYVRLKERSLEVTPSWAVAVVVFVILAISIALEYILHLLGHWLHHKHKKALSEALEKIKAELMILGFISLLLTVGQGPISDICIPSRVARTWHPCNRKTSDDDYYDPCLKKGKVQMVSNYGIHQLHIFIFVLAVVHVLYCLLTLILGRLKMKKWRAWEEETKTVEYQYHHDPERFRFARETTFGRRHLRVWSNSTVLLWIGCFFRQFLRSVPKVDYLTLRHGFINTHLPAESQQRFDFQKYISRSLEEDFKVVVGISPTVWFFAVLLLLTNTHDWYAYLWLPFIPLVMILLIGTKLQVIITKMGRRTHEMADVVKGTPMVQPGDDLFWFGRPKLVLLLINFVLFQNAFQLAFFLWSWYTFGFRSCFHHRVEDIVIRISMAVVIQFLCSYVTLPLYALVTQMGSRMKPTIFSEDVAKALKTWHHTAKKNIKHGHSPSNSPFSSRPGTPLHGSTSPMHLLHRYPDNSLDSLSNSPKGSHFEHEGWANESPQRHDQRYEDAENIRKDEIRDIEEGEIQESTSSTQLPIGPRPVRGQHEVDISDFSFGREK
- the LOC111901583 gene encoding MLO-like protein 12 isoform X3, which produces MGVLASYSSIDMDEGGDQGYVRLKERSLEVTPSWAVAVVVFVILAISIALEYILHLLGHWLHHKHKKALSEALEKIKAELMILGFISLLLTVGQGPISDICIPSRVARTWHPCNRKTSDDDYYDPCLKKGKVQMVSNYGIHQLHIFIFVLAVVHVLYCLLTLILGRLKMKKWRAWEEETKTVEYQYHHDPERFRFARETTFGRRHLRVWSNSTVLLWITHLPAESQQRFDFQKYISRSLEEDFKVVVGISPTVWFFAVLLLLTNTHDWYAYLWLPFIPLVMILLIGTKLQVIITKMGRRTHEMADVVKGTPMVQPGDDLFWFGRPKLVLLLINFVLFQNAFQLAFFLWSWYTFGFRSCFHHRVEDIVIRISMAVVIQFLCSYVTLPLYALVTQMGSRMKPTIFSEDVAKALKTWHHTAKKNIKHGHSPSNSPFSSRPGTPLHGSTSPMHLLHRYPDNSLDSLSNSPKGSHFEHEGWANESPQRHDQRYEDAENIRKDEIRDIEEGEIQESTSSTQLPIGPRPVRGQHEVDISDFSFGREK